TGAGGTCCATGGAGATCACCTCCGGGCACGCCCCGCGCGGGCCCACCGAGGTCATGGTCGACGCGGACACCGCCGACAAGCACGACCTGAAGCTCGGCGACGAACTGCGCACCATCGCCGCCACCGGCGACATCCGCGCGCGGATCGCCGGCATCGCCTCCTGGAAGGTCACCAACCCGGGCGCGGCCGTCGTCTACTTCGACACCGCCACCGCCCAGCGCACCCTGCTCGGCGCCACCGGCCGCTTCACACAGGTCTCCGTCACCGCGGCGGCCGGCGTGAGCGACGCGCAACTCAAGCGGAACGTCGCCGAGGCCCTGAACGGTGCGTCCGGCACGTCCGGCGCGTCCGGCGCATACAAGATCCAGACGGCCAAGGAGAACGCCGACGAGAACCGCAAGGACGTCGGCGAGTTCATGAACGTCATGAAGTACGCCATGCTCGGCTTCGCCGGGATCGCCGTCCTCGTCGGCATCTTCCTGATCATCAACACCTTTTCCATGCTGGTCGCCCAGCGCACCCGCGAGATCGGCCTGATGCGGGCGATCGGCTCCTCGCGCCGGCAGGTCAACCGGTCGGTGCTGGTGGAGGCGCTGCTGTTGGGCTTCGTCGGGTCCGTGCTCGGTGTGGGCGCCGGTGTCGGCATCGCGATCGGCCTGATGAAGCTCATGTCGATGGCCGGCATGAACCTCTCCACCGACGACCTGACGGTGAAGATGACGACCCCCGTGGTCGGCCTGATCCTGGGTGTCGTGGTCACGGTCCTCGCCGCGTACCTCCCGGCCCGCCGCGCCGGCAAGGTCTCCCCGATGGCGGCCCTGCGCGACGCCGGTACCCCGGCCGACGGCAAGGCCGGCTGGGTGCGCGGCCTGATCGGGCTGGTCCTGACCGGCGCGGGCGCCTTCGCCCTCTACGCCGCCGCCACCGCCGACAAGGCGAGCGACGGTGCGCTGATGCTGGGCGGCGGCGTGGTGCTGACCCTGATCGGCTTCGTGGTCATCGGCCCGCTGCTCGCCGGCGGGGTGGTCCGGGTGATCAGCGCGGTGCTGCTGCGCGCCTTCGGACCCGTGGGCCGCATGGCCGAGCGCAACGCCCTGCGCAACCCGCGCCGTACCGGCGCCACGGGCGCCGCCCTGATGATCGGCCTCGCCCTGGTGGCCTGCCTGTCGGTGGTCGGCTCCTCGCTCGTCGCCTCGGCGACGAGCGAGCTGGACAAGTCGGTGGGCGCGGACTTCATCGTCCTGAGCGAGCGGCAGGAGATCGTGCCGCAGGCCGAGAAGGCGATGCAGCAGACGCCGGGCCTCGCCCACGTCACCCGCAACAAGCAGATTGACGCCACACTGACCTCGCCGGACGGCAAGACCGACGACAGCGGGCTCACCGCCGCCGACCCGACGTACGCCGAGGACCTTCGCCGTACGACCACGGAGGGCACCCTGTCCGCCGCCTACGGCAAGGACGCCATGTCGGTCGGCTCCGACTACGCCACCGAGCACGGCGTGCACGTCGGCGACACCATCACCGTCGCCTTCGAGGGCGGCGAGACGGCGAAGCTGAAGGTCGCGGCCATCACGGACGACGACACCTCCTTCGACCAGGGCGCCCGCTACATCAGCATCGAGACGCTGCGCGAGTACCTCCCCGCCGACCGGATCCCGCAGACCGAGATGCTGCTCGGCAAGGCGAAGGACGGCCAGGAGGAGGCGGCGTACGCGGCCCTGAAGAAGTCGCTGCACGACTACCCGCAGTACCCGGTCCGCGACCAGACCGACTACAAGCAGGAGCTCAAGGACCAGATGGGCCAGCTCCTGAACATGGTCTACGGCCTGCTCGCCCTGGCGATCATCGTGGCGGTCCTGGGCGTGGTGAACACCCTGGCCCTGTCGGTGGTGGAACGCACCCGCGAGATCGGCCTGATGCGCGCCATCGGCCTCTCCCGCCGCCAGCTGCGCCGCATGATCCGCATGGAGTCGGTGGTGATCGCCCTGTTCGGCGCCCTGCTGGGCCTCGGACTCGGGATGGGCTGGGGCGCGACCGCGCAGAAGCTCCTGGCTCTGGAGGGCCTGAACGTCCTCGACATCCCGTGGCCGACGATCATCGGGGTCTTCATCGGCTCGGCCTTCGTGGGCCTGTTCGCGGCACTGGTGCCGGCGTTCAGGGCGGGCCGGATGAACGTCCTGAACGCGATCGCGACCGAGTAGCCGACCGAGTAGCCGACCGAGTAGCCGGTCGAGTAGTCGGCCGAGTAGTCGATCGCATAGCCACCGCACACGGGGGTTGCGGGGGAGACGGGCCCGGTCCGGAGGTTTCACCCTCCGGACCGGGCCCACGGTCATTGCCCGCTCTGCCCCGGCCCGCTCCGCCGCTCCAGCAGTACGACGCCGTAGGCGGTGCCCTTGACGGTGTACCGGGCGTCGGGGTGCAGGGTCTCGGCGTAGGCCTCGACGTCGCGATAGCGCTTGCGCGAGTTGTCGAGGGCGATGAAGTCGGGGTTGATACCGCGCGCGGTGCTGACCCAGAAGACCCGGCAGCGCGAGGTGAGCCGGCTGATCGGAGCGATGTTCGCCTCGACGGAGGCGTTGTCGGGCACTTGGGCGAGAAGCCGCTCGATGGCCGTCACGCGCGCGGGCTTGCGGTAGATCTCGCTCTCGGTCAGCGCGGCGAGCGGCAGTGAGGTGGTCAGCGCGAGCGAGGCGGCCGCGACGGCGGCGGGCAGGTGATGGACGTACGACCGCAGCCACGCGCGCGTGCTGTGCCGGGCGGTGTCGAGGGCGTCGACGAGCGCGAGGGCGACGATGGGCATCAGAACGGCGTTGTAGTGCCAATCCGTCCCCCAGTACTGCGGGTAGGAGGAGACGAAACGCCAGCCGATGGTGGGCAGGGCGACGAGCAGGATGGGGGACCGCAGGGCGAGCAGTCCGGTGGTCGGTATGAGGAGCCAGCACAGCGTACGGAGCTTGGTGTCGAGGCCGTCGAAGGGCCCGCCGCCGCCCGACGACTCGCTCACCTTGTTCCAGTAGTCGTAGGTGCCGGCGGAGTTGAAGCTCGGTATGACCAGCAGGAGGGTGACCGCGACGGCCACCACGCCGAAGACGGCGACGCCGATCGCGTACCGGGACGCGCGCGGCGAGTCCTGGCGGGCCCGCCAGGCGACGACCAGCGCGATGGCCGTGAGGGTGAACCCCAGATCCTCCTTCACCAGGACGAGCGCGATCGCCCAGAGCAGAGCGGCCCGCCAACGCCGTGCGAGCAGCGCTTCGAGGCTGAACGCGATGAGCGGTACGGCGAAGCAGATCTCGTGGAAGTCGAAGTCGACGGCCTGCTGAAGCCCCCACGACAGCCCGTACGCCAGCCCGATCGCAAGCCCCCGCGGCCGCCCCAGCAGCCGGGCCGCGGCCCGGGTGACGGGGACGGCGGACAGGGCGAACAGCGCGGCCTGCGCGACGAGGAGGGTCACCGGGGAGGGAAACACCCGGTAGAACGGCGCGAGCAGGGCCGTCACCGGGCTGAAGTGATCGCCCAGGATGTTGAACCCGGGCCCCTTGAGGTCGGCGATCGGCGCCTGAAGATGCGCGTACGACCGGATGACCTGCTCGAAGATCCCGAGATCCCACGACCGCTGCCCCAGATGCCGGTAACGGCCGACGGACACGATCGCGTACCCGACGAAGAGCACGGCGGCGAGCAGCCAGGGATCCCGCCGACCGGGATCGGGCTGCGCGTCCCCTTCGGTGCGCCCGGCGGGCTCCGGTATGTGGGGATCCGAGGACGTGTTCGGCGTCGCGGAGGTGGCGGGGGTGGGCATGGGGGGACCTTACGCGGTGCGGTGTTCAGGGCCTGTGGCCACCCGCACTTTCCGGCGCCGGTCGAGGCACTCCGTCCGGTCCGGGGTTTGAGGACGAGGCCACGCCGTCCCTGGCTCCCGCCCACCCGCAGGGGGCTTCACTCCTTGAGGCCGGCCCGCGTCATCCGTCCGGTCCGGGGTTTGAGGGCGAGGCCGTGCCGTCCCTGGCTCCCGCCCACCCGCAGGGGGCTGCACCTCTTGAGGCCGGCCCCGCGTCATTCAGCCCGTCCGGCGTTTGAGGACGAGGCCCGTTCAGGGCCGAAGCGGGGGTCTGGGGGCCGCAGGCCCCCAGGGACCGGGGTCGAAGGGGCGGAGCCCCTCAAGGATGGGACGGGTAGGGGCGGCGGGGGCGAAAAAGGCCCGAGCCCCACAGCCACGCCGGCCACCAGAGAACGGACGTTATCCACAGGCCCGGCACGCGCCCCCGCAGCGACGTACGCTGGAGGCCCCCGGCCCGTCACACGCGTCGGGCCCTTCGTGTTGCCCACCCCGGACGAAAGCGCCCCCGAATGAGCCTGCACGGTCTGCTCGACGCCGTAGTCAAGGACACCGCCCTCGCGGAAGCGATCACGGCGGCCGCAGACGGCAACCGCATGCACGTCGACCTGGTCGGCCCCCCGGCGGCCCGCCCGTTCGCGATCGCCGCCCTGGCCCGCGAGACCGACCGCCCGGTCCTCGCGGTGACGGCGACGGGCCGCGAGGCCGAGGACCTGGCGGCAGCCCTGCGCTCCCTCCTCCCCCCGGAGGGCGTCGTGGAGTACCCGTCCTGGGAGACCCTCCCGCACGAGCGCCTCAGCCCCCGCAGCGACACCGTCGGCCGCCGCCTCGCGGTCCTGCGCCGCCTCGCCCACCCCCGCCCCGACGACCCCGAGACGGGCCCGGTCTCCGTCGTCGTATCCCCCGTCCGCTCGGTCCTCCAGCCGCAGGTCAAGGGCCTCGGCGACCTGGAACCGGTGGCCCTGCGGACCGGCGAGACCGCCGACCTCAACGAGATCGTCGAAGCCCTCGCCGCCGCCGCGTACGCGCGCGTGGAACTCGTCGAGAAGCGCGGCGAGTTCGCCGTACGAGGCGGCATCCTGGACGTCTTCCCGCCCACCGAAGAGCACCCCCTGCGCATCGAGTTCTGGGGCGACGACGTCGAGGAGATCCGCTACTTCAAGGTCGCCGACCAGCGCTCCCTCGAAGTCGCCGAACACGGCCTGTGGGCCCCGCCCTGCCGCGAACTCCTCCTCACCGACGACGTCCGCGCACGCGCGCGTGCCCTCGCCGAGCAGCACCCCGAGCTCGGCGAACTGCTCGGCAAGATCGCCGAGGGCATCGCCGTCGAGGGCATGGAGTCCCTCGCCCCCGTCCTCGTCGACGACATGGAGCTGCTCCTCGACGTCCTGCCCAAGGGCGCCATGGCCGTCGTATGCGACCCGGAACGGGTACGCACGCGTGCCGCCGACCTCGTAGCCACGTCGCAGGAGTTCCTGCAGGCGTCCTGGGCCGCCACGGCCGGCGGCGGCGAGGCGCCCATCGACGTCGGCGCGGCCTCCCTGTGGTCCATCGCGGACGTCCGGGACCGGGCGCGCGAGCTGGACATGATGTGGTGGTCGGTGTCGCCGTTCGCGGCCGACGACGAACTCGACGCCGACACCCTCAAGCTGGGGATGCACGCCCCCGAGTCGTACCGCGGCGACACCGCGAAGGCCCTCGCCGACACCAAGGGCTGGCTCGCCGAAGGCTGGCGCACGGTCTTCGTGACCGAGGCGCACGGCCCGGCGGCCCGCACGGTCGAGGTCCTCGGCGGCGAGGGCGTGGCGGCGCGTCTGGAGGCGGACCTGGGGGAGATCGCCCCGGCGGTCGTCCATGTCGCCTGCGGCTCGATCGACTACGGCTTCGTGGACCCCGTGCTCAAGCTGGCCGTGCTGACCGAGACCGACCTGTCCGGGCAGAAAGCGGCCGGCAAGGACGGCGCCCGCATGCCGGCCCGCCGCCGCAAGACCATCGACCCGCTCACCCTGGAGACGGGCGACTACATCGTCCACGAGCAGCACGGCGTCGGCCGCTACATCGAGATGGTGCAGCGCACCGTCCAGGGCGCCACGCGCGAGTACCTCGTCGTCGAGTACGCCCCCGCCAAGCGCGGCCAGCCCGGCGACCGCCTGTACATCCCCACCGACCAGCTGGAGCAGATCACCAAGTACGTCGGTGGCGAGGCCCCCACCCTGCACCGCCTGGGCGGCGCCGACTGGACGAAGACCAAGGCGCGCGCGAAGAAGGCGGTCAAGGAGATCGCGGCCGACCTGATCAAGCTGTACAGCGCGCGCATGGCGGCGCCGGGGCACGCCTTCGGCTCGGACACCCCCTGGCAGCGCGAGCTGGAGGACGCCTTCCCGTACGTGGAGACGCCGGACCAGCTGACGACGATCGCCGAGGTCAAGGAGGACATGGAGAAGTCGGTCCCGATGGACCGCCTGATCTGCGGCGACGTCGGCTACGGCAAGACGGAGATCGCGGTCCGGGCCGCCTTCAAGGCCGTACAGGACGGCAAGCAGGTGGCGGTGCTGGTGCCGACGACCCTGCTGGTGCAGCAGCACTTCGGGACGTTCTCCGAGCGCTACTCGCAGTTCCCGGTGAACACCCGGGCGCTGTCCCGCTTCCAGACCGACACCGAGGCGAAGGCGGTCCTGGAGGGCCTGAAGGACGGCTCGGTGGACATCGTCATCGGCACCCACCGGCTGTTCTCGTCGGAGACCAAGTTCAAGGACCTGGGCCTGGTCATCGTCGACGAGGAGCAGCGCTTCGGCGTCGAGCACAAGGAACAGCTGAAGAAGCTGCGCGCCAACGTCGACGTCCTGACGATGTCCGCGACCCCGATCCCCAGAACCCTGGAGATGGCGGTCACCGGCATCCGCGAGATGTCGACGATCACCACCCCGCCCGAGGAGCGGCACCCGGTCCTGACCTTCGTCGGCCCGTACGAGGAGAAGCAGATCGGCGCCGCGATCCGCCGTGAACTGCTGCGCGAGGGCCAGGTCTTCTACATCCACAACCGGGTCGAGTCGATCGACCGGGCGGCCGCGCGCCTGCGCGAGATCGTCCCCGAGGCGCGTATCGCCACCGCCCACGGCCAGATGTCGGAGCAGGCGCTGGAGCAGGTCGTCGTCGACTTCTGGGAGAAGAAGTTCGACGTCCTGGTCTCGACGACGATCGTCGAGTCCGGCATCGACATCTCCAACGCCAACACCCTGATCGTGGAGCGCGGCGACAACTTCGGCCTGTCGCAGCTGCACCAGCTGCGCGGCCGGGTCGGGCGAGGCAGGGAGCGCGGCTACGCCTACTTCCTGTACCCCCCGGAGAAGCCCCTCACGGAGACGGCCCACGAGCGTCTGGCGACCATCGCCCAGCACACGGAGATGGGCGCGGGCATGTACGTGGCGATGAAGGACCTGGAGATCCGAGGGGCCGGCAATCTGCTGGGCGGCGAGCAGTCCGGCCACATCGCGGGCGTCGGCTTCGACCTGTACGTCCGTATGGTCGGCGAGGCGGTCGCGGACTACCGGGCGTCCCTGGAGGGCGGCGTCGAGGAGGAGCCGCCGCTCGAGGTCAAGATCGAACTCCCCGTCGACGCGCACGTCCCGCACGACTACGCGCCCGGCGAGCGGCTCCGGTTGCAGGCCTACCGCTCCATCGCCTCCGCCAACACGGAGGAGGACATCAAGGCCGTACGCGAGGAACTCGTCGACCGCTACGGCAAGTTGCCGGAGCCGGTCGAGAACCTCCTGCTGGTGGCGGGCCTGCGCATGCTGGCACGCGCGTGCGGCGTCGGCGAGATCGTCCTGCAGGGCAACAACATCCGCTTCGCGCCGGTGGAGTTGCGGGAATCGCAGGAGCTCAGGCTCAAGCGCCTGTACCCGGGCACCGTCATCAAGCCGGCGGCGCACCAGGTGCTGGTGCCGCGTCCGAAGACCGCGAAGGTGGGCGGGAAGCCGCTCGTCGGGCGGGAGTTGCTGGGGTGGGTCGGGGAGTTCCTGGCGTCGATTCTGGGGTCCTGACCGAGGCGGCTACCGCTCGCCCCGCACCTCGGTGTTCTGGCAGGCGTGCAGCAGCCACCTGCCGTCGTCCTGGCGGGTCATGACGTACAGCGGGGCGCCCTCCGTGTCGCCGTTCGGGGAGTGGTAGACCTGCCGGACCTTGACGGCCGCCACGTCGGGACGTAGGAACCGCGTGTGCACCACCTCGTAGGTGACCTCGCCGTCCCAGGTCGCGGTGGGCAGCACGGCGCGGGTGAACTCGGCGATCGCGTCGAGGCCGATGAGGACCTTGCCGTGGCCGGTCGTCCACAGGGCGTCGGGGTGGAAGAGGGCGAGGAAGCCGTCGGCGTCCTTGGCGCGCTGGGTGCGTTCGACGGTGGCGACGACCTGCTCGATGGCCTTGATGTCCGTGGTTTCGGTGGTCATGCGGATCACTCTGGGACCTCAACCGGACTTGAGGTCAAGGGCTGCCCGGGGCTTCGGGGCGTTGCCGAGCCAGTGCGAAGCCGCCCGCGGGAGATGGTCTCCGCGGGCGGCCTCTGCTCTCGGGTCGAGTGGCCCTCCGTGGCCCTCCGTGAGGCTCCGGCTTACGGCTGATCGGGCCTGTCGCGGTCCCTGCCGAGGT
Above is a window of Streptomyces sp. DT2A-34 DNA encoding:
- a CDS encoding ABC transporter permease, with protein sequence MTVVKTSLRNFFAHKGRMALSAVAVLLSVAFVCGTLVFTDTMNTTFDKLFAVTSSDVTVSPKDAKDEDDGGGTGRPSSLPASTVEQIAAVDGVKKAEGAVASTSVTVVNSENENMGSSTGAPTFAGNWTANDLRSMEITSGHAPRGPTEVMVDADTADKHDLKLGDELRTIAATGDIRARIAGIASWKVTNPGAAVVYFDTATAQRTLLGATGRFTQVSVTAAAGVSDAQLKRNVAEALNGASGTSGASGAYKIQTAKENADENRKDVGEFMNVMKYAMLGFAGIAVLVGIFLIINTFSMLVAQRTREIGLMRAIGSSRRQVNRSVLVEALLLGFVGSVLGVGAGVGIAIGLMKLMSMAGMNLSTDDLTVKMTTPVVGLILGVVVTVLAAYLPARRAGKVSPMAALRDAGTPADGKAGWVRGLIGLVLTGAGAFALYAAATADKASDGALMLGGGVVLTLIGFVVIGPLLAGGVVRVISAVLLRAFGPVGRMAERNALRNPRRTGATGAALMIGLALVACLSVVGSSLVASATSELDKSVGADFIVLSERQEIVPQAEKAMQQTPGLAHVTRNKQIDATLTSPDGKTDDSGLTAADPTYAEDLRRTTTEGTLSAAYGKDAMSVGSDYATEHGVHVGDTITVAFEGGETAKLKVAAITDDDTSFDQGARYISIETLREYLPADRIPQTEMLLGKAKDGQEEAAYAALKKSLHDYPQYPVRDQTDYKQELKDQMGQLLNMVYGLLALAIIVAVLGVVNTLALSVVERTREIGLMRAIGLSRRQLRRMIRMESVVIALFGALLGLGLGMGWGATAQKLLALEGLNVLDIPWPTIIGVFIGSAFVGLFAALVPAFRAGRMNVLNAIATE
- a CDS encoding DUF2079 domain-containing protein; its protein translation is MPTPATSATPNTSSDPHIPEPAGRTEGDAQPDPGRRDPWLLAAVLFVGYAIVSVGRYRHLGQRSWDLGIFEQVIRSYAHLQAPIADLKGPGFNILGDHFSPVTALLAPFYRVFPSPVTLLVAQAALFALSAVPVTRAAARLLGRPRGLAIGLAYGLSWGLQQAVDFDFHEICFAVPLIAFSLEALLARRWRAALLWAIALVLVKEDLGFTLTAIALVVAWRARQDSPRASRYAIGVAVFGVVAVAVTLLLVIPSFNSAGTYDYWNKVSESSGGGGPFDGLDTKLRTLCWLLIPTTGLLALRSPILLVALPTIGWRFVSSYPQYWGTDWHYNAVLMPIVALALVDALDTARHSTRAWLRSYVHHLPAAVAAASLALTTSLPLAALTESEIYRKPARVTAIERLLAQVPDNASVEANIAPISRLTSRCRVFWVSTARGINPDFIALDNSRKRYRDVEAYAETLHPDARYTVKGTAYGVVLLERRSGPGQSGQ
- a CDS encoding SgcJ/EcaC family oxidoreductase, producing MTTETTDIKAIEQVVATVERTQRAKDADGFLALFHPDALWTTGHGKVLIGLDAIAEFTRAVLPTATWDGEVTYEVVHTRFLRPDVAAVKVRQVYHSPNGDTEGAPLYVMTRQDDGRWLLHACQNTEVRGER
- the mfd gene encoding transcription-repair coupling factor — encoded protein: MSLHGLLDAVVKDTALAEAITAAADGNRMHVDLVGPPAARPFAIAALARETDRPVLAVTATGREAEDLAAALRSLLPPEGVVEYPSWETLPHERLSPRSDTVGRRLAVLRRLAHPRPDDPETGPVSVVVSPVRSVLQPQVKGLGDLEPVALRTGETADLNEIVEALAAAAYARVELVEKRGEFAVRGGILDVFPPTEEHPLRIEFWGDDVEEIRYFKVADQRSLEVAEHGLWAPPCRELLLTDDVRARARALAEQHPELGELLGKIAEGIAVEGMESLAPVLVDDMELLLDVLPKGAMAVVCDPERVRTRAADLVATSQEFLQASWAATAGGGEAPIDVGAASLWSIADVRDRARELDMMWWSVSPFAADDELDADTLKLGMHAPESYRGDTAKALADTKGWLAEGWRTVFVTEAHGPAARTVEVLGGEGVAARLEADLGEIAPAVVHVACGSIDYGFVDPVLKLAVLTETDLSGQKAAGKDGARMPARRRKTIDPLTLETGDYIVHEQHGVGRYIEMVQRTVQGATREYLVVEYAPAKRGQPGDRLYIPTDQLEQITKYVGGEAPTLHRLGGADWTKTKARAKKAVKEIAADLIKLYSARMAAPGHAFGSDTPWQRELEDAFPYVETPDQLTTIAEVKEDMEKSVPMDRLICGDVGYGKTEIAVRAAFKAVQDGKQVAVLVPTTLLVQQHFGTFSERYSQFPVNTRALSRFQTDTEAKAVLEGLKDGSVDIVIGTHRLFSSETKFKDLGLVIVDEEQRFGVEHKEQLKKLRANVDVLTMSATPIPRTLEMAVTGIREMSTITTPPEERHPVLTFVGPYEEKQIGAAIRRELLREGQVFYIHNRVESIDRAAARLREIVPEARIATAHGQMSEQALEQVVVDFWEKKFDVLVSTTIVESGIDISNANTLIVERGDNFGLSQLHQLRGRVGRGRERGYAYFLYPPEKPLTETAHERLATIAQHTEMGAGMYVAMKDLEIRGAGNLLGGEQSGHIAGVGFDLYVRMVGEAVADYRASLEGGVEEEPPLEVKIELPVDAHVPHDYAPGERLRLQAYRSIASANTEEDIKAVREELVDRYGKLPEPVENLLLVAGLRMLARACGVGEIVLQGNNIRFAPVELRESQELRLKRLYPGTVIKPAAHQVLVPRPKTAKVGGKPLVGRELLGWVGEFLASILGS